A genomic stretch from Anoplopoma fimbria isolate UVic2021 breed Golden Eagle Sablefish chromosome 8, Afim_UVic_2022, whole genome shotgun sequence includes:
- the crlf1b gene encoding cytokine receptor-like factor 1b, giving the protein MFSFMVLLLLVPHVLLSSIHEAVISPQDPVLRIGSSLTATCTLSPELGLHASTLYWTLNGMSLSSSTYSVLSPDAVSVTLHNLNGSQQQSGDNLVCHGADGHVLAGSCLYVGRPPEKPVNLTCWSHNTKDLSCKWSPGGRGETHVQTKYTLKYKLRWYGREKECEMYSTWKQRYSCYIPRNLALFTPYEIWVEAANQLGSATSDVTTLDILDVVTTDPPANVQVSRVGDLEDQLTVRWASPPELKDILFQAKYQIRYRLEDSTEWKVVDDVGNQTSCRLAGLQPGTVYFVQVRCNPVGIYGSRKPGIWSDWSHPAAASTPSNKRLQSDSCDPKPGEQNSTLRRELKQFFGWVRKHASGCSGMSIKLYDQWRVWLQKSHRTRNQILQDDNS; this is encoded by the exons ATGTTCTCCTTCatggttctcctcctcctggttcCTCATGTTCTGCTGTCCTCGATAC ATGAAGCAGTCATCTCCCCTCAGGATCCCGTCCTGCGTATCGGCTCCAGCCTGACGGCCACGTGCACGCTGAGCCCCGAGCTGGGCCTCCACGCCAGCACGTTGTACTGGACCCTGAACGGGATGAGTCTGTCCAGCAGCACCTACAGCGTGCTGAGCCCCGACGCCGTCAGCGTCACGCTTCACAACCTCAACGGCTCCCAGCAGCAGTCTGGAGACAACCTGGTGTGTCACGGAGCAGACGGACACGTCCTGGCTGGTTCGTGTCTCTACGTGGGTA ggCCGCCAGAGAAGCCAGTCAATTTAACTTGTTGGTCCCACAACACAAAGGACTTGAGCTGCAAGTGGAGCCCGGGGGGGCGGGGTGAGACCCACGTCCAAACCAAATACACCCTCAAGTATAAATTGAG GTGGTatgggagagagaaggagtgtgAAATGTACAGCACATGGAAGCAGCGTTACTCCTGCTACATTCCCCGCAACCTCGCCCTCTTCACCCCGTATGAGATCTGGGTGGAGGCGGCCAATCAGCTGGGCTCTGCCACCTCTGACGTCACCACCCTGGACATCCTCGATGTAG TGACCACTGACCCTCCTGCCAACGTGCAGGTGAGTCGCGTCGGCGACCTTGAGGACCAGCTGACGGTCCGCTGGGCCAGCCCCCCCGAGCTCAAGGACATCCTGTTTCAGGCCAAATACCAGATACGCTACAGACTGGAGGACAGCACAGAATGGAAG GTGGTGGATGATGTCGGTAACCAGACGTCGTGTCGGCTCGCAGGCCTCCAGCCCGGGACCGTCTATTTCGTCCAGGTGAGGTGCAATCCAGTGGGCATCTACGGCTCCAGGAAGCCCGGCATCTGGAGTGACTGGAGCCACCCGGCTGCCGCCTCCACACCCAGCAATA agaggCTGCAGAGCGACTCCTGCGATCCTAAGCCCGGTGAGCAGAACTCCACCCTGCGGCGGGAACTCAAGCAGTTCTTCGGCTGGGTCCGCAAGCACGCGTCCGGCTGCAGCGGCATGTCGATCAAACTGTACGACCAGTGGAGGGTGTGGCTGCAGAAATCACACAGAACTCGCAACCAG attCTACAAGACGATAATTCATAG